In Patescibacteria group bacterium, one genomic interval encodes:
- the speE gene encoding polyamine aminopropyltransferase has protein sequence MKKRFLFGKNWFFEDFKIVEEPKTSTWGVIIEKEIYSGKSKYQKIEIFKTEEFGKILALDGLIQLSTKDEFVYHEMLVHPAMFYHQNPKRVLIIGGGDGGVLREVAKYPVKEIFLVDLDKKVIEVSKKYLPSLSTGAFKDKRLKIFNENALKFIKNYKNFFDIIIDDLTDPTGPSLDLWKIGFYRDISRALKKKGVSAFQTAYVEEKFAEKARKKLKKVFPFFKVHKAFVGCFPFDEHTFSLGSKTIDFDKVSFKKIKEKYKRLNLKTKYYSPKIHFASAVWPKYLEKKI, from the coding sequence ATGAAGAAAAGATTTCTTTTTGGAAAAAATTGGTTTTTTGAGGATTTTAAAATAGTAGAAGAGCCTAAAACCTCCACCTGGGGGGTAATTATTGAAAAAGAGATTTATTCAGGGAAAAGTAAATATCAAAAAATTGAAATTTTTAAAACAGAAGAATTTGGCAAAATTTTAGCCTTAGATGGATTAATTCAGCTTTCAACAAAAGACGAATTTGTTTATCACGAAATGCTGGTTCACCCGGCTATGTTTTATCATCAGAATCCAAAGAGGGTTTTAATAATTGGAGGAGGAGATGGAGGAGTGCTACGTGAGGTTGCTAAGTATCCAGTGAAAGAAATATTTTTAGTAGATCTTGATAAAAAAGTAATTGAGGTTTCAAAAAAATATTTACCTTCTCTATCGACAGGAGCTTTCAAAGATAAGAGACTGAAAATATTTAATGAAAACGCTTTAAAATTTATTAAAAACTATAAAAATTTCTTTGACATAATAATTGATGATTTAACAGACCCAACCGGTCCCTCGCTTGATCTCTGGAAGATTGGATTTTACAGAGATATCTCCCGGGCTTTAAAAAAGAAAGGAGTTTCAGCTTTTCAGACTGCCTATGTAGAAGAAAAATTTGCTGAAAAGGCAAGAAAAAAACTTAAAAAAGTTTTTCCTTTCTTTAAGGTTCACAAAGCTTTTGTTGGTTGTTTTCCTTTCGATGAACACACCTTTTCTTTAGGTTCAAAAACAATTGATTTTGATAAGGTCAGTTTTAAAAAAATAAAAGAAAAATACAAAAGACTAAATCTTAAAACAAAATACTATTCTCCGAAAATTCATTTTGCTTCGGCTGTTTGGCCAAAATATTTAGAAAAAAAGATTTAA
- the speD gene encoding adenosylmethionine decarboxylase, with translation MVQKTKRSIKWVNEKKNLNYAGIHLIAEFWNGKIIESENEIERILIGVVKESKNTPLEVAIHKFSPQGITGVVLLAESHIALHSWPEINYLAIDIFTCGEKAFPYRAIEYLEKKFEPKKVQIQEIKRGLMNYPKLL, from the coding sequence ATGGTTCAGAAAACAAAGAGATCCATTAAATGGGTCAATGAAAAGAAAAATTTAAATTATGCCGGTATTCATTTGATTGCCGAATTTTGGAATGGAAAAATTATTGAATCTGAAAACGAGATTGAAAGAATCTTAATTGGAGTAGTAAAAGAATCAAAAAACACTCCTTTGGAAGTAGCAATCCATAAATTTTCGCCCCAGGGAATAACTGGGGTTGTTTTGCTGGCTGAATCTCACATTGCCTTACATTCCTGGCCAGAAATAAATTATCTGGCAATTGATATTTTTACCTGTGGCGAGAAAGCCTTCCCTTATCGAGCCATCGAATATTTAGAAAAGAAATTTGAACCAAAAAAAGTTCAGATTCAAGAGATAAAAAGAGGATTAATGAATTATCCAAAATTGCTTTAG
- a CDS encoding S-adenosylmethionine decarboxylase — translation MQNSKFKNKKIYGKELILDLFDCDPKIIRSKKKILEYSKRLCNLIKVKKYGKAIIERFGFGKDSAIGFSLVQLIESSLISGHFSELWNRAFINIFSCKLFDDKKVTDFTKKFFKAKKIKNRVLIR, via the coding sequence ATGCAAAACTCAAAGTTCAAAAATAAAAAAATTTATGGGAAAGAATTGATTCTGGATCTTTTTGATTGTGACCCAAAGATTATTCGTTCTAAGAAAAAGATTTTGGAATATTCAAAGCGACTTTGTAACTTGATAAAAGTTAAAAAATATGGTAAAGCAATTATAGAAAGATTCGGATTTGGAAAAGATTCTGCTATAGGTTTTTCCTTGGTCCAACTAATAGAATCAAGTTTAATCTCCGGTCACTTTTCTGAACTCTGGAACAGGGCTTTCATTAATATTTTTTCTTGTAAGTTATTTGATGATAAAAAAGTAACCGATTTCACAAAAAAATTTTTCAAAGCAAAAAAGATTAAAAATAGAGTATTAATTCGTTAA
- a CDS encoding HPF/RaiA family ribosome-associated protein, with protein MKIIIKTKNIKLNRALKNYIQEKLNSLEKFAKIFQSKKEYFNHFFGKGRPRVEAWVEIGKETLHHQKGPYFWAECQMRFPNRSLRSTARAKNLKMAITRVKDELQRELKQYKGKIISKSKKKQRVLKKELKISPSARFYRKGRVKEEGI; from the coding sequence ATGAAAATTATTATAAAAACGAAAAATATAAAATTAAACCGGGCTCTTAAAAATTATATCCAAGAGAAATTAAATTCACTTGAAAAATTTGCTAAAATTTTTCAAAGTAAAAAAGAATATTTCAATCATTTTTTTGGAAAAGGAAGACCAAGAGTTGAAGCTTGGGTGGAAATTGGGAAAGAAACTTTACACCACCAAAAAGGACCTTATTTTTGGGCAGAATGCCAAATGAGATTTCCTAACAGGAGTTTAAGGTCAACTGCTCGAGCAAAAAATTTAAAAATGGCAATTACTAGGGTCAAAGATGAATTGCAAAGAGAACTTAAACAATACAAAGGAAAAATTATTTCTAAAAGCAAAAAAAAACAAAGAGTTTTAAAAAAAGAATTAAAGATTTCTCCCTCGGCAAGATTTTATCGAAAGGGGAGGGTTAAAGAAGAAGGAATATAA
- the murB gene encoding UDP-N-acetylmuramate dehydrogenase, whose translation MELKKLLPRVKKSVLLKNYTTFKIGGKAKYFFVAKNRKEIIQAVSTVKENNLPFFILGGGSNVLVADKGYRGLIIKIKNQNLKFKKNTIFAEAGVPLSKLIKVALENSLSGFEWAAGIPGTVGGTICGNSGAFGKSISDIVKEVEVFDLEKGKIKILKNKDCQFNYRDSTFKRNKNLIILSAEFKLRTRIKKEIKKKIKEYLDYRKRTQPLDLPSAGSIFKNPRFRQGSGGRAKRIPAGELIEKCGLKGKKIGNAKISKKHANFILNLGKAKAKEIKKLIDLAKKKVKNKFKINLEEEICYLGP comes from the coding sequence ATGGAATTAAAGAAATTATTACCTAGGGTTAAAAAAAGCGTTTTATTAAAAAACTATACCACTTTTAAGATTGGTGGTAAGGCTAAATATTTTTTTGTAGCAAAAAATAGAAAAGAGATAATCCAAGCAGTTTCAACGGTAAAGGAAAATAATTTGCCGTTTTTTATTTTGGGAGGGGGAAGTAATGTTTTAGTGGCAGATAAAGGATACAGAGGCTTGATAATAAAAATCAAAAATCAAAATTTAAAATTCAAAAAAAATACTATTTTTGCTGAAGCAGGAGTACCATTAAGCAAGCTTATAAAAGTGGCTTTGGAAAATAGTTTAAGCGGCTTCGAGTGGGCAGCAGGAATTCCGGGAACAGTGGGGGGAACAATTTGTGGTAACTCAGGTGCTTTTGGAAAATCAATTTCAGATATTGTTAAAGAAGTTGAGGTTTTTGATTTGGAAAAAGGAAAAATAAAAATTCTTAAAAATAAAGATTGTCAATTTAATTATCGTGATAGTACTTTTAAAAGAAATAAGAATTTAATAATACTCTCTGCAGAATTCAAATTAAGAACAAGAATCAAAAAAGAAATCAAAAAGAAAATAAAAGAATATTTAGATTATAGAAAAAGAACTCAACCCTTGGATTTACCTTCAGCCGGGTCTATTTTTAAAAATCCCCGTTTTCGCCAAGGGTCCGGCGGGCGGGCAAAAAGAATTCCGGCTGGAGAATTAATTGAGAAATGTGGTTTGAAGGGAAAAAAGATTGGAAATGCTAAAATTTCAAAAAAACATGCCAATTTTATTTTAAATTTGGGCAAAGCAAAGGCAAAAGAAATAAAAAAATTGATAGATTTAGCAAAAAAGAAAGTAAAAAATAAATTTAAAATAAATTTGGAAGAAGAAATTTGTTATTTAGGCCCTTAA